In Arcobacter sp. F2176, a single genomic region encodes these proteins:
- a CDS encoding VirB4 family type IV secretion system protein, translating into MSINLIKKILELSSKSIQKETLFSSVNPLVKFHNDNNSILVTLNKDFVQVLRLEGLEYSGLDKTKLKSYYDNRRIFFNSIDEKIIFTTFSTREMQKKNHFVTYSNKYEDMISNKWSENFTENFKSYHYVIISSTSNDRFSDLSVFEKLIEDSTKAKYANVTLTSNKVLRELKEFSPTLLKGDELLTFFTTYANGKYTYQKKPKNNYIKDLICSSTLSFPNDSDYMIYENNSKIYSKFISIMLFNNEKFDSSLLEELMSSKVEFILHQSFKKVPKITAIEIILDKIKNVMSFFVSSETAIKNLYALSEEIEGSTTNLYDYSFTMQIKNDSLTVLDENVNEIQSIINRFGYQSVVETTNIEPLFFSALPGLENYNTRKRNLKTEYIASLNTFSTVSQGYSKCSWGNMPVTQFYNSHNTVFDFTFHKSPLPFESGNTVIIGGIGVGKTALMTFLIEESQKFKNLKTLILDSLQGMRVFTEFMDGNYSDFDNNVSLNPLQLPDNIENREFLKNFFKAMTQTEDKDAESIKIIDAAINSNYENLDKKDRTFFHLLSAFGIEKDENDIVSKMYNWVHGSNRRFFASEKDSLDFSRRISAFNMDTVLSNKEASGLVAIYLFHRFMKVVENSVDGCGLLFIDEIREYLENPFYAQQIAKAVFQFRKKNIAIVMAAQDHKFFQTNTYAKQILGGSLANLILFPDSTVDEDYKTTLNLTSEEFRFIKNPTGKREVLLKRIGGGSTILNVDLAPLGSYLNIFNSSTSAINLMKKCKKEDPINWREEYLKC; encoded by the coding sequence ATGTCAATTAATCTGATAAAAAAAATACTTGAATTATCTTCAAAATCCATTCAAAAAGAAACTCTTTTTTCTTCTGTTAATCCTCTTGTAAAATTTCACAATGATAACAATAGTATTCTTGTTACATTAAATAAAGATTTTGTGCAAGTTCTAAGACTTGAAGGGCTTGAATATTCGGGATTAGATAAAACAAAGTTAAAAAGCTATTATGATAATCGTAGAATCTTTTTTAATTCTATTGATGAAAAGATAATTTTTACTACATTTTCAACTAGAGAAATGCAAAAGAAAAATCATTTCGTTACATACAGTAATAAATATGAAGATATGATCTCTAACAAATGGAGTGAAAATTTTACAGAAAATTTTAAATCATATCACTATGTAATTATTAGTTCTACAAGCAATGATCGTTTTAGTGATTTAAGTGTATTTGAGAAATTAATAGAAGATAGCACAAAAGCAAAATATGCTAATGTAACTTTAACTAGTAATAAAGTTCTTAGAGAATTAAAAGAATTTTCACCAACTTTATTAAAGGGTGATGAATTATTAACTTTCTTTACTACTTATGCAAACGGAAAATATACTTATCAAAAAAAACCAAAAAACAATTATATTAAAGATTTGATTTGTAGCTCTACTTTGTCATTTCCTAATGATAGTGATTATATGATCTATGAAAACAATTCAAAGATCTATTCTAAATTTATTAGTATTATGCTTTTTAATAATGAAAAATTTGATTCTTCTTTACTTGAGGAATTAATGAGTTCAAAGGTTGAATTCATTTTACATCAATCGTTTAAAAAAGTTCCAAAAATTACAGCTATTGAAATTATCCTTGATAAAATCAAAAATGTTATGAGTTTCTTTGTATCTAGTGAAACAGCTATTAAAAACCTTTATGCCCTTTCAGAAGAAATAGAGGGTTCAACTACTAATTTATATGATTACTCTTTTACTATGCAAATTAAAAATGATAGCCTTACTGTGCTTGATGAAAATGTAAATGAAATACAATCAATTATAAATAGATTTGGTTATCAATCGGTCGTAGAAACTACAAACATTGAACCGTTGTTTTTTTCTGCTCTTCCAGGTCTAGAAAATTACAACACAAGGAAGCGTAATTTAAAAACTGAATATATAGCTTCATTAAATACTTTTTCGACTGTTTCTCAAGGTTATTCAAAATGTTCTTGGGGAAACATGCCTGTAACTCAATTTTATAACTCACATAATACGGTGTTTGATTTTACTTTTCATAAAAGCCCTCTACCTTTTGAGAGTGGGAATACTGTAATAATCGGTGGAATTGGAGTAGGTAAAACTGCTTTAATGACATTTTTAATTGAAGAATCACAAAAATTTAAAAATTTAAAAACTCTTATTTTAGATTCATTGCAAGGTATGAGAGTATTCACAGAATTTATGGACGGGAATTATTCAGATTTTGATAATAATGTTTCTTTAAATCCTTTACAACTTCCCGATAATATTGAGAATAGAGAATTTTTAAAAAACTTCTTCAAGGCTATGACACAAACAGAAGATAAAGACGCAGAATCAATTAAAATAATTGACGCTGCTATTAATTCTAATTATGAAAACCTTGATAAAAAAGATAGAACTTTTTTTCATTTATTAAGTGCATTTGGTATTGAAAAAGATGAAAACGATATTGTAAGTAAAATGTACAATTGGGTTCATGGTTCTAATAGAAGATTTTTTGCAAGTGAAAAAGATAGTTTAGATTTTAGTCGTAGAATTTCTGCTTTCAATATGGATACGGTACTTAGCAATAAAGAAGCTTCAGGATTAGTTGCTATTTATTTATTTCATAGATTTATGAAAGTTGTTGAAAATTCTGTTGATGGTTGTGGACTTTTATTTATTGATGAAATAAGAGAATATTTAGAAAATCCTTTTTATGCTCAACAAATAGCAAAAGCAGTTTTCCAATTTAGAAAAAAAAATATAGCGATTGTTATGGCAGCACAAGATCATAAATTTTTTCAAACTAATACCTATGCTAAACAAATACTTGGTGGCTCTCTAGCAAATTTAATTTTATTTCCCGATTCTACAGTTGATGAAGATTACAAAACAACTTTAAATTTAACTAGTGAAGAGTTTAGATTTATAAAAAATCCAACTGGAAAAAGAGAAGTATTACTAAAAAGAATTGGTGGCGGAAGTACTATTTTAAATGTAGATTTAGCCCCTTTAGGAAGTTACTTAAATATCTTTAATAGTTCAACATCTGCCATAAATTTAATGAAAAAATGTAAAAAAGAAGATCCAATCAATTGGAGAGAGGAATATTTAAAATGTTAA
- a CDS encoding VirB3 family type IV secretion system protein, protein MNNDNFNLKIENNRLLTAPILVKGIPRVGWFLDMVITAIVLNLLGLWGAVPTFFIVYVFLFLFSKRDPDFLNINIIKNIKIKGSKNKEKSFKGNKYVN, encoded by the coding sequence ATGAATAACGATAATTTTAATTTAAAAATTGAAAACAATAGACTTTTAACTGCTCCCATTTTAGTTAAAGGTATTCCTCGTGTTGGTTGGTTTTTAGATATGGTTATTACGGCTATTGTATTAAATTTGTTGGGGCTTTGGGGAGCAGTTCCAACTTTTTTTATAGTGTATGTTTTTCTTTTTCTTTTTTCTAAGCGTGATCCTGATTTTTTAAATATCAATATCATTAAAAATATAAAAATTAAAGGTTCAAAAAATAAAGAAAAATCTTTTAAAGGTAATAAATATGTCAATTAA
- a CDS encoding TrbC/VirB2 family protein yields the protein MIFKLKKLISLLLFLPYYLMAAIDVTKTTNLLDQLVDVLTSKILVGILTIVIVVVGYMYLFNKGNVAKEWLIAILIGSAFILSASGIAAIVS from the coding sequence ATGATTTTTAAATTAAAAAAACTAATCTCATTACTGCTTTTTTTACCTTATTATTTAATGGCTGCAATAGATGTAACAAAAACAACTAATTTATTAGATCAACTTGTTGATGTTTTAACTTCTAAAATCCTTGTTGGAATTTTGACTATTGTTATTGTTGTTGTTGGTTATATGTACCTCTTTAATAAAGGAAATGTGGCTAAAGAATGGTTAATTGCTATTCTTATCGGTTCAGCGTTTATTTTAAGTGCTAGTGGTATTGCTGCGATTGTATCTTGA
- a CDS encoding helix-turn-helix domain-containing protein, whose amino-acid sequence MNETLLTKEELAVRLNISAYDVDKLRKEKGMPYKKIGRSYRYNLEEVNEFIKKLGK is encoded by the coding sequence ATGAATGAAACATTACTAACAAAAGAAGAGTTAGCTGTAAGGCTAAATATCTCTGCTTATGATGTTGATAAATTGAGAAAAGAAAAAGGTATGCCATATAAAAAGATAGGCAGAAGTTACAGATATAACCTTGAAGAGGTTAATGAATTTATAAAAAAACTAGGTAAATAA